From a single Candidatus Eisenbacteria bacterium genomic region:
- the dusB gene encoding tRNA dihydrouridine synthase DusB: MRAGSVQVPGHVLLSPLCGVTDSPFRQIARRHGAAMVFCEMTSSDGLVRRNPKTFELLEYRPEERPIGAQLCGADPQVMAEAARMCEGLGFDTLDLNYGCPVRKVIARDAGAAMLTDLDRLERVTTAVVNAVSLPVTAKIRIGWDRNSTNAPDVAKALERSGVKWVTVHARARSEKFTGQAHWEVIAEVKRNTTLPVIGNGDVKTPEDALRMIRDTGCDGVMVGRGSFGNPWLFARAQRLLNGGDPGPDATPRERILTAIAHLHDLASKKGDYAAVLMRKHVAWYVRGLYDNSSICREVNHSTTPAEVETLLTRYLEKLESAPEASAPEPGPSGTAEWSGGDADAHGSCAAP; the protein is encoded by the coding sequence ATGCGTGCCGGATCGGTCCAGGTCCCGGGCCACGTTCTCCTCTCGCCGCTCTGCGGGGTAACCGACTCGCCGTTCCGGCAAATCGCGCGCCGGCACGGCGCCGCCATGGTCTTCTGCGAGATGACCTCGTCGGACGGTCTCGTCCGGCGGAATCCCAAGACCTTCGAGCTGCTCGAATACCGCCCCGAGGAGCGCCCGATCGGCGCCCAGCTCTGCGGAGCGGATCCCCAGGTGATGGCCGAGGCCGCCCGGATGTGCGAAGGGCTGGGCTTCGACACGCTCGACCTCAACTACGGCTGTCCCGTCCGCAAGGTCATCGCCCGAGATGCCGGCGCCGCGATGCTCACGGACTTGGACCGTTTGGAGCGCGTCACGACCGCGGTCGTAAACGCCGTCTCGCTTCCCGTCACCGCGAAAATCCGAATCGGCTGGGACCGGAATTCGACCAACGCCCCGGATGTCGCGAAGGCGCTCGAGCGCTCCGGGGTGAAGTGGGTCACCGTGCACGCGCGCGCCCGCTCCGAAAAATTCACCGGCCAGGCGCACTGGGAGGTCATCGCGGAGGTGAAGCGGAACACGACCCTCCCCGTGATCGGAAACGGCGACGTGAAGACTCCCGAGGACGCGCTCCGCATGATTCGGGACACCGGATGCGACGGGGTCATGGTCGGACGGGGCTCATTCGGGAATCCGTGGCTCTTCGCGCGCGCCCAGAGGCTTCTGAACGGTGGAGATCCCGGTCCGGACGCCACCCCGCGCGAACGGATCCTGACCGCGATCGCCCACCTCCACGACCTCGCTTCGAAGAAGGGGGATTACGCCGCCGTCCTCATGCGAAAGCACGTCGCATGGTATGTGCGTGGGCTCTACGACAACTCCTCGATCTGCCGGGAGGTAAACCACAGCACGACCCCGGCCGAGGTGGAGACGCTGCTCACCCGGTATCTGGAGAAGCTCGAGAGCGCCCCCGAGGCAAGCGCCCCCGAGCCCGGGCCTTCGGGCACGGCGGAGTGGAGCGGCGGGGACGCAGACGCGCATGGATCCTGCGCGGCTCCGTAA
- a CDS encoding S41 family peptidase: MNRRQIIAVCVLVVALIAGTWAVARVQESNDNTYSNIERFIQVLTKVRDNYVEPVSSDKLMDAAIRGMLRTLDPYSQYLDKEEAERLETTTHGAFGGIGISIGMRDRWVTVIAPIEGTPAWKAGILGGDRISKIDDVSTEGLSLDDAMKKMRGEKGTHVKLTILREGRDKALDFDIVRDIIQIKSVPYSGMLSNGVGYVRLSNFSERSRQEMDAAFDKLEKLHPRGVIIDLRYNPGGLLSQAVEVAEEFTPRGKKIVYTRGRDSSQNRDFVSTADQTHNQYPIVILVNQWTASASEIVSGALQDLDLGLVVGRTTFGKGLVQTVIPLTRSVKGPKLKLTTAKYYTPSGRCIQKDEQLKDGALADDEDTDDGDKTDKTDATDAKKAKPEYRTEMGRVVYGGGGINPDVELVDVKLPRVIEDLEAKQVFFKYAVRYAARHKEPPADYALNSGIRDEFLQIMKDEKVEASPDSLAAAKRWVDGGIRRELGRRFGGEEEAYRIALEDDEQVKAAAALFDKAPTLPKLLALASELNKGKMTTQTSPLNSKSVR; encoded by the coding sequence ATGAATCGAAGGCAAATCATCGCGGTATGCGTCCTCGTCGTCGCTCTGATCGCGGGCACGTGGGCGGTCGCTCGAGTCCAGGAATCGAACGACAACACCTATTCGAATATCGAGCGCTTCATCCAGGTTCTGACGAAGGTCCGGGACAATTACGTCGAACCCGTGAGCAGCGACAAGCTGATGGACGCTGCGATCCGGGGGATGCTCCGAACGCTGGATCCCTATTCGCAGTACCTCGACAAGGAGGAGGCCGAGCGCCTCGAGACCACCACCCACGGCGCCTTTGGCGGAATCGGTATCTCAATCGGCATGCGCGACCGCTGGGTGACCGTGATCGCTCCGATCGAAGGGACGCCGGCGTGGAAGGCGGGCATCCTGGGCGGCGACCGCATTTCGAAGATCGATGATGTGTCCACCGAGGGCCTTTCGCTCGACGATGCGATGAAGAAAATGCGCGGCGAAAAGGGAACGCATGTCAAGCTGACCATCCTCCGCGAAGGCCGAGACAAGGCGCTCGACTTCGACATCGTGCGCGACATCATCCAGATCAAGAGCGTTCCCTACTCGGGCATGCTCTCGAACGGGGTCGGCTACGTCCGGCTCTCGAACTTCTCGGAGCGGAGCCGGCAGGAGATGGACGCCGCCTTCGACAAGCTCGAGAAGCTGCACCCGCGGGGTGTGATCATCGACCTGCGCTACAACCCCGGCGGCCTCCTGTCCCAGGCCGTGGAGGTGGCCGAGGAGTTCACGCCGCGCGGGAAGAAGATCGTCTACACGCGCGGGCGCGACTCATCCCAAAACCGCGACTTCGTCTCGACCGCCGATCAGACGCATAATCAGTACCCGATTGTGATCCTCGTGAATCAATGGACGGCCTCCGCTTCCGAGATCGTCTCGGGCGCGCTGCAAGACTTGGATCTGGGCCTCGTCGTCGGAAGGACCACGTTCGGCAAGGGTCTGGTTCAGACCGTGATCCCTCTCACGCGGAGCGTCAAGGGGCCGAAGCTCAAGCTCACCACGGCGAAGTACTACACCCCGAGCGGCCGCTGCATCCAGAAGGACGAGCAGCTCAAGGATGGGGCGCTGGCGGACGACGAGGACACCGACGACGGCGACAAGACCGACAAGACCGACGCGACCGACGCGAAGAAGGCCAAGCCCGAGTACCGCACCGAAATGGGACGCGTCGTGTACGGGGGCGGCGGCATCAACCCCGACGTCGAGCTGGTCGACGTGAAGCTCCCGCGCGTGATCGAGGACTTGGAGGCGAAGCAGGTCTTCTTCAAGTACGCGGTCCGGTACGCCGCGAGACACAAGGAACCCCCGGCCGACTACGCGCTCAATTCCGGGATCCGTGACGAGTTCCTGCAGATCATGAAGGACGAGAAGGTGGAGGCCAGTCCGGACTCGCTCGCCGCGGCCAAGCGGTGGGTCGACGGCGGCATCCGGCGCGAGCTGGGCCGGCGCTTCGGCGGCGAGGAAGAGGCCTACCGCATCGCGCTCGAAGACGACGAGCAGGTCAAGGCGGCCGCGGCGCTCTTCGACAAGGCGCCGACCCTGCCCAAGCTCCTGGCGCTCGCGTCGGAGCTGAACAAGGGCAAGATGACGACGCAGACCTCTCCCTTGAATTCCAAGTCGGTTCGCTAG
- a CDS encoding dTMP kinase, whose protein sequence is MTGLLITLEGIEGSGKTTQASRLRDSLVEAGIPVCLTREPGGSPLAERVRDLILRAGEEPLAPGAELLLFLAARAQHVARTIRPALGRGEVVVCDRFTDATLAYQGGGRTIPEAFLTSLNEWATGGLKPARTYLIDVPIEVGLARAKQRTGVPPDRIESESRAFFEAVRARYLEIARREPERIVVLRGTSPEETLARQIEEDVHRILSGRTPNVQR, encoded by the coding sequence GTGACGGGGCTCTTGATCACCCTGGAGGGGATCGAGGGGTCCGGCAAGACCACCCAGGCTTCCCGGCTACGCGATTCGCTCGTCGAAGCGGGAATTCCTGTATGCTTAACCCGTGAGCCCGGCGGCTCCCCTCTTGCGGAACGGGTCCGTGACCTGATCTTGCGGGCAGGGGAGGAGCCTCTCGCCCCCGGTGCGGAGCTGCTCCTGTTCCTGGCGGCGAGGGCCCAGCACGTGGCGCGGACCATTCGGCCCGCCCTCGGCCGCGGCGAAGTCGTTGTCTGCGATCGGTTCACCGATGCGACGCTGGCTTACCAGGGGGGCGGTCGGACGATTCCGGAAGCCTTCTTGACATCGCTCAACGAGTGGGCGACGGGCGGGCTCAAGCCGGCCCGGACCTACTTGATCGACGTCCCGATCGAGGTCGGGCTCGCGAGGGCGAAGCAGCGTACGGGCGTGCCGCCGGACCGGATCGAATCGGAAAGCCGGGCGTTCTTCGAAGCCGTCCGCGCGCGTTATTTGGAGATCGCGCGGCGTGAGCCGGAACGGATTGTGGTACTGCGGGGTACGTCTCCGGAAGAGACTCTCGCGCGTCAAATCGAGGAGGATGTGCACCGGATCTTGAGCGGCCGGACTCCCAACGTACAGAGGTGA
- a CDS encoding inositol-3-phosphate synthase, with amino-acid sequence MGKIRVGIIGVGNCASSFVQGVHYYRNARDSDFIPGLMHVNLGGYHVRDIEFSAAIDIDRNKVGKDLSEAVFTWPNNTYKFSDVPRLGVPVARGMTHDGLGQYLSKIIHKAPGSTADIVRLLRDTKTDVVINYLPVGSEEATKWYVEQVLDAGCGFVNAIPVFIAREKYWQRRFEQKKLPVIGDDIKSQVGATIVHRVLARLFRERGVRLERTSQLNVGGNTDFLNMLERSRLESKKISKTNAVTSMLDYDLGEKNVHIGPSDYVEWLDDRKWAYIRLEGRTFGDVPLNVELKLEVWDSPNSAGVIIDAVRCAKLALDNGLSGALIGPSAYFKKSPPVQYPDDQARRMVEEFIEKYGQKRRPAPKAAVAERRRQVAAPRSGLKRAARKSV; translated from the coding sequence ATGGGGAAGATTCGCGTCGGCATCATCGGCGTCGGAAACTGCGCATCATCGTTCGTCCAGGGCGTCCATTACTACCGGAACGCCCGGGACAGCGACTTCATTCCGGGGCTCATGCACGTGAACCTGGGCGGCTATCACGTTCGCGACATCGAGTTCAGCGCCGCGATCGACATCGATCGGAACAAAGTCGGGAAGGACCTTTCCGAGGCCGTCTTCACCTGGCCCAACAACACGTACAAATTCTCCGACGTGCCGCGACTCGGCGTGCCCGTGGCGCGCGGCATGACGCACGACGGGCTCGGGCAATACCTCTCCAAGATCATCCACAAGGCGCCCGGATCGACCGCGGACATCGTCCGCCTCCTGCGCGATACGAAAACCGACGTCGTCATCAACTACCTTCCGGTGGGCAGCGAAGAGGCCACGAAGTGGTACGTCGAGCAGGTCCTGGACGCGGGCTGTGGTTTCGTGAACGCCATACCGGTCTTCATCGCGCGGGAAAAGTACTGGCAGCGGAGATTCGAGCAGAAGAAACTCCCCGTGATCGGCGACGACATCAAGTCGCAGGTCGGGGCGACGATCGTGCACCGCGTGCTCGCGCGTCTGTTCCGGGAGCGCGGCGTTCGCCTCGAGCGCACGAGCCAGCTCAACGTCGGCGGGAACACCGATTTCTTGAACATGCTCGAACGCTCGCGCCTCGAATCGAAGAAGATCTCGAAGACGAACGCGGTCACGTCGATGCTCGACTACGATCTGGGAGAGAAGAACGTACACATCGGGCCGAGCGATTACGTCGAATGGCTGGACGACCGCAAGTGGGCCTATATCCGGCTCGAGGGGCGCACATTCGGCGATGTTCCGCTCAACGTCGAGCTGAAGCTCGAGGTCTGGGATTCGCCGAACTCGGCCGGCGTCATCATCGACGCGGTCCGATGCGCGAAGCTCGCGCTCGACAACGGGCTTTCGGGGGCGCTCATCGGGCCCTCTGCGTATTTCAAGAAGTCCCCGCCGGTCCAGTACCCCGACGATCAGGCCCGCCGCATGGTCGAGGAGTTCATCGAGAAGTACGGCCAGAAGAGAAGGCCGGCCCCCAAGGCCGCGGTAGCGGAGCGGCGGCGGCAGGTGGCGGCGCCTCGAAGCGGTCTCAAGCGCGCCGCTCGAAAGAGCGTCTAA
- a CDS encoding CDP-alcohol phosphatidyltransferase family protein — MNRNWKEQARGMFRPMARYLAARGVKPDHLTLAGVCLSLLAALFLGRGSFLAAGLLLPLAGLCDILDGDVARERGIVNAFGAFLDSTLDRLSEGALYVGLAYFYFTRSQSSTLWMRGMFEGSAQWGDADGATLGILALATLILSFLVSYTRARAEGLGLECRVGIMERPERALTLGAGALLGHRFMPGVLGVIFILTLVTVLQRVYHVRKLTQANSA; from the coding sequence GTGAACCGGAACTGGAAAGAGCAGGCGCGGGGAATGTTCCGGCCCATGGCCCGCTATCTCGCCGCGCGGGGCGTCAAGCCCGACCATTTGACCCTCGCGGGGGTCTGTCTGTCGCTCCTCGCCGCGCTCTTCCTGGGCCGGGGCTCCTTCCTCGCGGCGGGGCTGCTTCTTCCGCTGGCCGGGCTCTGCGACATCCTCGACGGCGACGTGGCCCGCGAGCGCGGAATCGTGAACGCGTTCGGAGCCTTCCTCGATTCCACGCTCGACCGGCTGAGCGAGGGCGCGCTCTACGTCGGCCTCGCGTATTTTTATTTCACCCGGAGCCAGAGCTCGACCCTGTGGATGCGCGGCATGTTCGAGGGGAGCGCCCAGTGGGGGGACGCGGACGGCGCGACCCTGGGCATTCTGGCGCTCGCGACCCTGATTCTCTCGTTCCTCGTCTCCTACACCCGGGCGCGCGCGGAGGGGCTCGGGCTGGAGTGCCGGGTGGGCATCATGGAACGTCCCGAGCGTGCGCTGACACTGGGCGCGGGAGCGCTCCTGGGGCATCGCTTCATGCCCGGGGTGCTGGGAGTGATCTTCATTTTGACTCTCGTCACGGTCCTTCAGCGTGTGTATCATGTGCGGAAGCTGACTCAAGCGAACTCCGCGTAA
- the rsmI gene encoding 16S rRNA (cytidine(1402)-2'-O)-methyltransferase, translating to MSEASEPQPGTLYLVGTPIGNVEDLSPRARRILGAVDLVAAEDTRHTQGLLSRFAIRRPLVSYHDHNKERRTPELVEKLKSGLSVAIVSDAGSPGISDPAFTLVRAAVAAEIRLVPIPGPSSALCALEVSGLPTDRFSFEGFLPRRSSRRRARIEELREDPRTLIFFESPHRLRECLRDLSEFLGERPASVSRELTKKFEETRRGTLRSLLEWAESEPPRGEFVVVVGGAPRKDSTSPREADGPEDEGEEEA from the coding sequence ATGAGCGAAGCGTCCGAGCCCCAACCCGGGACGCTCTACCTGGTCGGCACCCCCATCGGAAACGTGGAGGACCTCTCGCCGCGGGCCCGCCGGATCCTGGGCGCCGTCGATCTCGTCGCGGCCGAGGACACGCGGCACACGCAGGGGCTCCTCTCGCGCTTCGCCATCCGGAGGCCGCTCGTGTCCTACCACGACCACAACAAGGAGCGCCGCACGCCCGAGCTGGTCGAGAAGCTCAAATCCGGCCTCTCGGTCGCGATCGTTTCGGACGCGGGCTCGCCGGGGATCTCCGATCCCGCGTTCACGCTGGTCCGCGCTGCGGTGGCCGCCGAGATTCGCCTGGTTCCGATCCCGGGCCCCTCGAGCGCCCTGTGCGCGCTCGAGGTATCGGGGCTTCCGACGGACCGGTTTTCGTTCGAGGGGTTCCTCCCACGCCGATCGTCGCGCCGCCGCGCCCGCATCGAGGAGTTGCGCGAGGACCCGCGGACCCTCATCTTCTTTGAGTCGCCGCACAGGCTGCGAGAATGCCTGCGCGATCTCTCGGAGTTCCTCGGGGAGCGGCCCGCATCGGTCTCGCGCGAGCTGACGAAGAAGTTCGAGGAGACGCGGCGCGGGACGCTTCGGTCCCTCCTCGAGTGGGCGGAGTCGGAGCCGCCCCGCGGGGAATTCGTCGTGGTCGTGGGCGGCGCGCCGCGGAAAGACTCCACCTCGCCGCGCGAAGCCGACGGCCCGGAAGACGAGGGGGAGGAGGAGGCGTGA
- a CDS encoding aminotransferase class I/II-fold pyridoxal phosphate-dependent enzyme — MRRAMAEAEVGDDVFGEDPTVTLLEEETAAILGKEAALLVPSGCMGNEIAVAVHTRAGDSILLDRYSHIVQVEARAVTEMLGRTFLLRDGDRGRLDPEEVTAACANGEPGASRLGLVEVENTHNWGSGAIYPLERLEAVALAARARSLPVHLDGARLWNASAATGIAPASYAACADSVMVCYSKGLGAPVGSAIAGTKAFIQEARGARKMLGGAMRQAGIIAAGAIHALRHHLARLASDHARARRLAESFAEMEGLTIDPGEIETNIVIARAASRPERIQEFVREVASAGVLIAPFGGPGRFRAVTHLDVDDAAIDRAIAAVRDAARSVLAR; from the coding sequence ATGCGGCGCGCGATGGCGGAGGCGGAGGTGGGGGACGACGTGTTCGGCGAGGACCCCACGGTAACCCTCCTCGAGGAGGAGACCGCGGCGATTCTCGGCAAGGAAGCCGCGCTCCTCGTGCCGAGCGGCTGCATGGGGAACGAGATCGCGGTGGCGGTGCACACCCGTGCCGGAGACTCGATTCTTCTCGATCGGTACAGCCACATCGTCCAGGTCGAAGCGAGAGCGGTGACGGAGATGCTCGGGCGCACGTTTCTCCTGCGCGATGGAGACCGCGGCCGGCTCGACCCCGAGGAGGTCACCGCGGCGTGCGCGAACGGAGAGCCCGGCGCGTCCCGGCTCGGGCTCGTGGAAGTCGAAAACACCCACAACTGGGGGTCGGGCGCGATCTACCCCTTGGAGAGGCTCGAGGCGGTCGCTCTCGCGGCGCGGGCGCGATCCCTGCCGGTCCATCTGGACGGGGCGCGGCTGTGGAACGCGAGCGCCGCGACGGGAATCGCCCCCGCGAGCTACGCCGCCTGCGCGGATAGCGTGATGGTGTGCTACTCGAAGGGGCTGGGAGCCCCCGTGGGCTCCGCGATCGCCGGCACGAAGGCCTTCATTCAGGAGGCGCGCGGCGCGCGGAAGATGCTCGGGGGCGCGATGCGCCAGGCGGGAATCATCGCGGCGGGAGCGATCCACGCGCTCCGGCACCACCTCGCGCGGCTCGCCTCCGATCATGCGAGGGCTAGGAGGCTCGCCGAGTCCTTCGCCGAGATGGAGGGGCTCACGATCGACCCCGGCGAGATCGAGACGAACATCGTGATCGCGCGAGCGGCTTCACGTCCCGAAAGAATCCAGGAGTTCGTCCGGGAGGTCGCGTCCGCCGGGGTCCTCATCGCTCCCTTCGGCGGACCGGGGCGGTTCCGCGCGGTGACCCACCTCGACGTGGACGACGCCGCCATCGATCGCGCGATCGCGGCGGTTCGGGATGCGGCCCGCTCGGTGCTCGCCCGATGA